The Arachis ipaensis cultivar K30076 chromosome B03, Araip1.1, whole genome shotgun sequence region TTCTCTCAAAGTGTCTGTATCAGGTTGAGCTTCCACACGTTTAGATTCCCCATTTGTCAATGTCACAACCAAGATATTGGAACCAGGGTATGCGCTCTCCATGTGCTGGTCATAAAGCGGCAAATCAGAAGATTGTTCAAAAAGATAATCTGCAAATAAACTCTATGAAGCTCAGTAGTTAAACTACTCCAAATTTAGAACGAACTATTGACATGGATTACGTCTCTTGATAAAGGAGTGACATGATTTTCTGCAGAAACTTTGATTTCAAAGGTAGTGAGGACCCTATATATAATGTGAATTAGCCTTGGCAACTAAAGTAGTCTATAACTAACCAACTAATAATTAACCTAGCTATATACCGTTATATCTAACAAGGAgttgttaaaatataaattacaagcGTTTAAACTTTAAAGTTTCCTTGTTCGACCAACTGAATAGCAGAAGATGGTTACCTGGTGAGAAACAAAATAGACAAAGAATTGAGAAACATTTCAAACGAACCTGCCAAAATGTGTAGTAGCCTCTCCGATCGTGTGCATAGATGAAAAATTCCTTTTCGGGACAACCTGGCCAGAACTTATATGGAAATTGCAGAAAGATTTTTGTGTAAACCATAACTTCACATTTCGTGATGGCTTCCGATTTCCATCTCTGTCAATTTTTTGATCATTTGTTATGGACATAGACATACATATTGTTTTACAAAACTGAAAGCACTAAATATTAACTTATATTGCCATAGCATCAAAAATACTGATAAAAAATGAGTGGTGGTGTTTAGAATTAGTTGAGtatacaaaataaatttcttgATATTATCAACACACACAGGAGAGTGATCAAAGGAATCACATGAGTTGGTTAATGAAGAGCTTTAAACTGTTAGATCTAACTAAAATGtttgaattaattttaatataattattggtACAAAAAATTGATACAAACATTAAATTAAACATTGTCATATTAATAAAGACGAAGCCAATTTATTACTATTAAATTCAAGTGAGATGTTCACATAACATGAGTTCACGTCAATGCGATCATGCAATAAAAAGAGAAATGCTTGTCTAATATGGTAAGACGAGACATACGGGCAAGGGTGGATTGAAGGAAATGAAGTCGCTTTGCAGAACGCCGATGCTAACGGAAAGAACTACGTAATTAGCTTCGTAAAAGCGACCATCCTCTGTCACCACTCTAACCCCACTTCTCGATTGCTGTATTCCCCTGACGACCTGCACAATATCCATGCAAAGACGTCACGAAGCATTATTACCGTCCAAAATGCcacttgaaagaaaaaatgaagtcCCCAAAAGTCCAAAATCAAAAGTCAAATACAGCCAAAAATCAAACTTAGGTAATGCATGTTTCCTGAGCTGATCCATTAGTTTCttatctttgatgaaaaacgTTTTGTTGTGGTTTCTCATACAGTTGGGACATAGACAAAAATGAAGTCCAGTGCCCACGATATTAATTGAGATGACATAATAGCATATACACACAATTGGACTTTGGGACCTATTATTTATGAGATGCTAAACGCTCTCTAAGATAGAAATTGGAGGTTAGTATTAAGTGAGGAGAGAGGTAAATTAAGATCGTTGGATATATTATATCAATGATTCAAATTAGGATTATGCAATAAAAGCTTTACTTTTTAGGTAATTTTATGTGATTAATTtaataatgttatatatatatatatatttttttttaccaaaaatatgagactcgaacccgcaacctcttaattgagtatggggagactatgccatttgagctattactcattggctatatatatatatatatatattgaatgatATAAGATTCATAAAAATATACAGTGAAATGATTATAAAATGATGAACTTGAAAGTAGTCCGATCCATGCAAACAAATAACGATTTTCAGCTTCTCCTGTTATGGCATGCATAGGACTATTTGCAGAATGAAAATTCTGACACAAATAATTGTACCATGAGTACTCCAGTAATAGGGGGAGAGATTATTGCATAGCACACTTAATTAGTGTTTTATAagaatttgtattttttatttttaattttaatattaaaaaagatatttattAAAAAGATATTATAaagaattaagaataaataaatgaTTACGAATGTTTGTAAAACACGTATTATGCTTTAATTAATTAGGAGTATATATGACAATTTTTCCCGATCGATTGGGTTCATTCTAAAGGTGGATTCCGTGAATAACTGAGAACGAGAGTACAGTTCATGAGCTCATTATTAGAGATAGAGCAACCTGGTTGAGTTTGAGACGATTGTCCAAAATTCTACCCTCTGATGTATGGAGGAAATCTTCTGCCATTTTGTATAGCAAATATTCATACCCTCTTTCATCCGCCACCAAATATTCCCTCTCCCCAAATTCTGTGAAGGTAGATATTGGTTCCACCTCTGCACTCAAAATATTCACCTTTATCAGTAGTTATTCTTACTTCCTCAACAGGCAAATAAATTTAAAACCCGTTGCTTATTTAGCAAGAAACATGTTATTAGCTTATTACAAGAAGATAAAATTATTGGCCAATAATTATCTTTATTCTTGCTTCAAATAACAGTTAAAATTTTCAAATGTCGAAAGTGACATGGAATCCGTAAATGTTAACCGAACCTGCCATTTCAAAATCATGGAGGATGAAATCAATGGCCAGCTCAATTGGCGTCCTAAAACGaatcaaaaatcgaaaaaaaaaaaagaaaaagaataatctCATGATCAAAATATATCACATGGAAATAATTAGATGCTTGACGTTAATTATTACAATCCTAATTTCAGAACAAATTAACTGTTCACCCAAGCTTCAACGTGAAAACGACGAGCAATTGCACTTACGAAGGCGGTTCCGTAACTTTGGACGTGGAGCTATGATCGCCACCGCTTTCCGCTTCCTGGTTCCTCAAGTTCTGAATCGCCGAATCCACGGCTTTTTGGTACGAGTCGGTAGCGATTCCACTCGGAAATATCTTCCCACTGCAACTCGTTACGGTTAAATCAGTTAGTTAAAGAACAGCAGAGCAACTCGTGAGACGGTGAAAGTGCACAGTGGCGCACAATAGATATAAATGGCGCAAaataagaaataattaaataataaataattaaatatatgaaCCTGCGATCGTAGATGTTGTATCGCGCATTGCTGTAGTCGGAGAAGAAGGTTCGGAGGCCTGATTTGGCGGCAAGCTCCCAAACAGGATTCGACTCTTTACCGCCGACGCCGGCAATCCATCCGGCGCCGAGCTCGACGGAGACGCCACCGAAGGTTTCCTTCCGGATTCTACCGCCGATTCGGTCGGAAGCTTCGAGGATCAAGAGGTCGTGGATGCCGTTCTCAGCTAGCACCTTGGCGGCTGAAATACCTTAATCCCGGAAcagaagaaacaaaaaacaaagaagaaaaattagtgaaattgaaGATTGGTGGTGTATGTCAAGAGGAATGGCGGTGGAGGTAATCACACCAGAGACGCCGGCACCGACAATGATAACGGAGGAGGGAGAGTGAGAGTCCATgtagagagaaggagagagagagagtagcaGAATAACGGAGTCCACAAGTGTGTGAATAACTGAATGCGAGCTTCTGTTAGTTTGGCATAACAACCATAACTAAATATACCTGTACTTGTAACTTTAGTGACTTCAAGTATTCGATTGCTTCATCCAGCATGGATGCTTTGTCAgactattaataaaaaaaaaaaaaccaaaataaaaaaaaaaattagaaagagctATGAAGATTAAGTAAAATCCCAAAAAGAAAAAAGTCTTGACCTTGTTGCACCGAAGTATAAGTTCTTGCAAAGCTCTCATCCTTTCATTAATTCTATCTCGACGCCTCTGCATGCAAATACAATATGAATACTTCCAGTGAGAAACAAAATAACAAAAGGCCAATTTTCTGTTGCCGACTACTTTGGCGTTGAATTtgcctaatttttcttttaagtttttaatattttaaaattatttattttaaaagtatttaaattaaatattaacttttatataataaaaatagatgggataaaatatgtttttatattactaaactaaaaatctatttgaaaatttatgaattaaaattcactcaagtTTTAGAATTCTCTTTCTTATtttgaaacaaataaaaagaaatgatatgattttcttttaaaattttaattctcattttttttcattacaAATCAGACAAAAAATTATCTGAATTTAAAATCAATTCTCACACCGAATAAATTCAATATGTCAAATGTAAAAAATATTTCTATTTACAATTGATTATTTGAATTTTGCTCGATACTGTTTTAGTCCTTTTTCTTCTCCTTGTTAAAGacaaaattgtaaaagaaaaaaatctaactcatataaaaattatttcaaaCTAAAGAATTGAATTCCATTATATTAATATGTTAAAGTCTTTTCAACTCATAGAATTGAGTCTtaaatagaaatgaatttcattcttaaataaaatagaattcttTTCTCatattcaaataattttcaaataagTTCTAAAAAAATTAGACTAAAGAAATTAAGTTGATGAGTAAAtaatgactaaaaataataaattgattaaattttaatggtcatctaatatttttcttaaattatttaaaaaataatacgtatatataaaaaattaataattatatatttatgtataaatatatatgtataatttaatttacttttaataatctttttatattgataattaattttaatatacatttaatataattgaattatttaaatATCTTAATGTGAATATCCTAAAGGAAAATATTACTCAAAGAATGGTAGATAACTAGATATATTATATCTGTAAAAGAATTTAAATTGTGgctagttttaataattaaaaaaataatattttaatagaataaaataaacttATTTCTAAATAAATAAGTACCAAAAAGGCATAATTTAATACAAGTGTGAATAAATATGTCAACTTAAAAGATAATGTTTGGTATGGCTAATTAAGCAGAGGTAGTTAATATAGTTGAATTGCATGATAAGCAAATAAAAGAATTTGGCGCATGAATAGTAGAATATTAACCGGTAGGACTAGGAAGTAGGAATACTTCCCTTCCTAATGCTCACAAGTCACAACAGAAAAAGATATTAAAAGtgaacttagaaaataaaatggttGGCTTTTAAAAGATGTATAATCTAATCAATACACACATACAAGCTGTAGTGATTTTACAGAATGAGAAAGGAAGCCAACATTTTTACTAAAATTTGGCGAACACttaaccaataaaaaaaatacGTAATTCTACAAATTGATAACTACAAATCATAAATTTATCGGCTCCATAGCATTCCTCTGACAAAATAACAGGTATATCTCTCCTCCTAAGATTCTAGCAAGGTGCTTAAACATCCATGCACTTGGGTTCTTATTCGCAAACGAATCTGCTTTTTTTAATGTGACATGTACAACTTTTAGGAGATGGATTTATGTTTCCCCTAGCTGTTTGTGTTCTCTGTAAAAGTTCAATTCACATTCATGGCAGATTAAGTCTGTGTTTTTCTGCTGACATATGAAGAATCTGTGCGTTATATACTCTTGCGAGCTGAATACAAAAATCTTAATAGACTTCTATATCTTCAGTGAAAATTTACTCTGCTTTAGAAAAAGAACAAAGACACAAAGCTCTAGTaatttttggattttggatgtgtatatgtatatttatgattttaggtgTATTGAAATTGCAATTGCTAATTGATTGTTGATTTGTTCCTTGTTGATATTCTCTAGCAAATACTTTTTTATGAGATGAATAACATAGACGACCTAATATAACCACAATAAAGTTTGGGAGATAATAAAAAATCAGTCCAAATACTANNNNNNNNNNNNNNNNNNNNNNNNNNNNNNNNNNNNNNNNNNNNNNNNNNNNNNNNNNNNNNNNNNNNNNNNNNNNNNNNNNNNNNNNNNNNNNNNNNNNNNNNNNNNNNNNNNNNNNNNNNNNNNNNNNNNNNNNNNNNNNNNNNNNNNNNNNNNNNNNNNNNNNNNNNNNNNNNNNNNNNNNNNNNNNNNNNNNNNNNNNNNNNNNNNNNNNNNNNNNNNNNNNNNNNNNNNNNNNNNNNNNNNNNNNNNNNNNNNNNNNNNNNNNNNNNNNNNNNNNNNNNNNNNNNNNNNNNNNNNNNNNgtaataaatatataattataaatgtcatgtatataaaattataaatgttaTATTATATAGGATAATTTTAGATGGCGGATGCTCCTATAAAGACGCGTAAAACGTCTTTTTATAAAGACGTTTACATATCGTATTATTATTAGACGTATTAATGAAttggttatttttttaatttcttagcAAATCAGAATAAAACTAAGAGGCTAGggttaggattttttttagggacctaattgtatttttaaatatttagggatttaaatgttcgcaaaataaaaaattaaggatatatttgtttttttatcaaaaaatttaaacatgattCGATTCAAATTGTATAAATCCATCGGATCGAATCGGATCTAGTAATTATAATGTGgacaattgggtttattattgttgctataataaatcgattttgttctgatttattaaaaaataaattattaactggTTTAATAAAGACGTCCAATAATAACATGACACATATAAACGTctttaaaaaaatacattttaGTGTCTTTATCAAAGTGGTTCCTATTTTAGATATTATCAAAATAACAATTAACACCAAAATAACTTATTAAATaccatgtttcttttttttttttctcaataggAATGGATCCTAGATTCTGTTTGGCCTTTAGTTGAGagctttttagttattttctccttttaccccccttttattaattattattgacagGTATAGTTCTTTCCAATAAGGCAACAAATTTTGCTAGATATGATGATAGAGGGCAACTAGACAATGGTTTTTGAGGCAATATGTCTTTTTGTACAACTTTGTTGATAACTATACCAAGGGAAAAGGGCCATGTGAGTAGTTCTAGACACTCAGATCAGAGATCTCGGCGACTTCACCCATTTTCATAGATGATTATCAATGTGAAGTTGTATCGTCACATGTTATTGAAACTCTTTTTGCCGTATAGtcttttattaattaaagttTTATAGTTGGTCTATAAGCTTTAACGTTTGTATCAAGTGTTGAAAATGTGTTGACCT contains the following coding sequences:
- the LOC107629684 gene encoding polyamine oxidase 1-like isoform X1, with translation MDSHSPSSVIIVGAGVSGISAAKVLAENGIHDLLILEASDRIGGRIRKETFGGVSVELGAGWIAGVGGKESNPVWELAAKSGLRTFFSDYSNARYNIYDRSGKIFPSGIATDSYQKAVDSAIQNLRNQEAESGGDHSSTSKVTEPPSTPIELAIDFILHDFEMAEVEPISTFTEFGEREYLVADERGYEYLLYKMAEDFLHTSEGRILDNRLKLNQVVRGIQQSRSGVRVVTEDGRFYEANYVVLSVSIGVLQSDFISFNPPLPRWKSEAITKCEVMVYTKIFLQFPYKFWPGCPEKEFFIYAHDRRGYYTFWQHMESAYPGSNILVVTLTNGESKRVEAQPDTDTLREAMVVLRDMFGPDIPDAIDILVPRWWNNRFQRGSYSNYPIISNPQVFYNIKAPVGRIFFTGEHTSERFNGYVHGAYLAGIETSRAVLEEMRKERETEDGSQTQLPEPLLALTESLTMSQSDMVSNLHKCDIPTQLYLSGKRGITEAIL
- the LOC107629684 gene encoding polyamine oxidase 1-like isoform X2 — its product is MDSHSPSSVIIVGAGVSAAKVLAENGIHDLLILEASDRIGGRIRKETFGGVSVELGAGWIAGVGGKESNPVWELAAKSGLRTFFSDYSNARYNIYDRSGKIFPSGIATDSYQKAVDSAIQNLRNQEAESGGDHSSTSKVTEPPSTPIELAIDFILHDFEMAEVEPISTFTEFGEREYLVADERGYEYLLYKMAEDFLHTSEGRILDNRLKLNQVVRGIQQSRSGVRVVTEDGRFYEANYVVLSVSIGVLQSDFISFNPPLPRWKSEAITKCEVMVYTKIFLQFPYKFWPGCPEKEFFIYAHDRRGYYTFWQHMESAYPGSNILVVTLTNGESKRVEAQPDTDTLREAMVVLRDMFGPDIPDAIDILVPRWWNNRFQRGSYSNYPIISNPQVFYNIKAPVGRIFFTGEHTSERFNGYVHGAYLAGIETSRAVLEEMRKERETEDGSQTQLPEPLLALTESLTMSQSDMVSNLHKCDIPTQLYLSGKRGITEAIL